In the genome of Nocardia sp. NBC_00416, one region contains:
- a CDS encoding D-alanyl-D-alanine carboxypeptidase family protein, translating into MYKRDLHQRTAHRLGSVLTAVVVAAVPFTVCGLATAQPPPPTTTPFATPVTDSCPQKALPPPAIDASEVPEPGAAAPAALPVPDAPVGGKRLAECGVVLPTGAPALPADISATAWMVSDLDTGAVVATKDPHGRYRPASTIKVLLSIVALRTLDLDKVVVGTQADADVEGTRVGIGPGGRYTNNQLLHALVMASGNDAAHALAAQLGGDEAAIAKMNDLAAALHAYDTRAATPSGLDGPGMSISAYDLSLLFREAMSIPLFAEMIGTEQFDFPGFPPDPKVPGDPDHPGFPIANDNGLLYNYPGALGGKTGYTDDARQTFVAAAQRDGRRLAVTLLQADVLPIRPWEQAARLLDYGFALGPSAAVGEIPGDDSESALGAAELAAPPQDAVAYSAQSQGSGQFEDLWMLLMVGGLILVPILLVSTWHMRTRHR; encoded by the coding sequence ATGTACAAGAGGGACCTACACCAGCGCACCGCCCATCGTCTCGGCTCGGTGCTCACCGCCGTGGTCGTCGCGGCCGTGCCGTTCACCGTCTGCGGGCTCGCGACAGCGCAGCCCCCGCCGCCCACCACGACTCCGTTCGCCACCCCGGTCACCGACAGCTGCCCGCAGAAGGCGCTGCCGCCGCCGGCGATCGATGCCTCCGAGGTTCCCGAACCGGGTGCGGCCGCTCCGGCCGCGCTACCCGTCCCCGATGCCCCGGTCGGCGGCAAACGGCTCGCCGAATGCGGTGTGGTGCTGCCGACCGGCGCCCCCGCGCTGCCCGCGGATATCTCCGCGACCGCCTGGATGGTCTCGGATCTGGACACCGGCGCGGTGGTCGCCACCAAGGATCCGCACGGACGCTACCGCCCCGCGAGCACGATCAAGGTGCTGCTGTCGATCGTCGCGCTGCGCACGCTGGACCTGGACAAGGTCGTCGTGGGCACCCAGGCCGACGCCGATGTGGAGGGCACCCGGGTCGGCATCGGCCCGGGCGGTCGCTACACCAACAACCAACTGCTGCACGCCTTGGTCATGGCATCCGGTAACGACGCCGCGCACGCGCTGGCCGCACAACTCGGCGGAGACGAGGCCGCGATCGCGAAGATGAACGATCTCGCCGCGGCGCTGCACGCCTACGACACCCGGGCGGCCACCCCCTCCGGGCTCGACGGCCCGGGGATGAGCATCTCGGCCTATGACCTGTCGCTGCTGTTCCGCGAGGCCATGTCGATACCGCTGTTCGCGGAGATGATCGGCACCGAGCAATTCGACTTCCCCGGCTTTCCACCCGACCCGAAGGTGCCCGGCGATCCGGATCATCCGGGGTTCCCGATCGCCAATGACAACGGCCTGCTCTACAACTATCCGGGCGCGCTGGGCGGAAAAACCGGCTACACCGACGACGCCCGGCAGACCTTCGTCGCCGCCGCCCAACGCGACGGACGCAGGCTCGCGGTGACCCTGCTGCAGGCCGACGTGCTGCCGATCCGGCCCTGGGAGCAGGCCGCGCGCCTGCTCGACTACGGTTTCGCGCTGGGCCCGAGCGCCGCGGTCGGCGAAATACCCGGTGACGACTCGGAATCCGCGCTCGGCGCAGCGGAATTGGCGGCGCCACCGCAGGACGCCGTCGCATATTCGGCCCAGTCGCAGGGCAGCGGCCAGTTCGAGGACCTCTGGATGCTGCTCATGGTCGGCGGGCTGATCCTGGTCCCGATCCTGCTGGTGAGCACCTGGCATATGCGCACCCGTCACCGCTGA
- a CDS encoding adenosine deaminase: MTGPLPLDLATLRRAPKALLHDHLDGGLRPATVLELAADCGYDRLPAADAESLARWFRDAADSGSLERYLETFTHTVAVMQTAAGLRRVARECAEDLAADGVVYAEVRFAPEQHLEQDLTLDEVVEHVLAGFAAGEAAAAAAGTPIVVRCLLTAMRHAARSREIAELAVRFRDRGVCGFDIAGAEAGYPPSRHLDAFEYMRVNNAHFTIHAGEAFGLPSIHEALAFCGCERLGHGVRIVDDIEVPGAIEEARLGTLAAYVRDTRVPLELCPSSNVQTGAVPSLDKHPFDLLARLRFRVTVNTDNRLMSDTTMSREMLKLHQTFGYGLSDLERFTINAMKSAFIPFPERLRIIDDIIKPGYAVLLG, translated from the coding sequence ATGACCGGACCCTTGCCGCTTGATCTCGCCACACTGCGCCGGGCGCCGAAGGCTCTGCTGCACGACCACCTCGACGGCGGGCTACGTCCCGCCACCGTGCTCGAGCTGGCCGCGGACTGCGGTTACGACCGGCTGCCCGCGGCCGACGCCGAATCGCTGGCGCGGTGGTTCCGGGACGCGGCCGACAGCGGATCGCTGGAACGCTATCTGGAGACCTTCACCCATACCGTCGCGGTGATGCAGACTGCGGCGGGTCTGCGTCGGGTCGCCCGCGAATGCGCCGAGGACCTCGCTGCGGACGGCGTGGTCTACGCCGAGGTGCGCTTCGCCCCCGAACAGCATCTGGAACAGGACCTCACCCTCGACGAAGTGGTCGAACACGTACTCGCCGGCTTCGCGGCGGGTGAGGCGGCGGCCGCCGCGGCCGGGACGCCGATCGTCGTGCGCTGTCTGCTGACGGCCATGCGGCACGCCGCGCGGTCCCGGGAGATCGCCGAGCTGGCGGTCCGCTTCCGCGATCGAGGTGTCTGCGGGTTCGATATCGCGGGCGCGGAGGCCGGTTACCCGCCCAGCCGGCATCTGGACGCTTTCGAGTACATGCGGGTCAACAACGCGCATTTCACGATTCACGCGGGTGAGGCGTTCGGTCTGCCGTCGATTCACGAGGCGCTGGCCTTCTGCGGTTGCGAACGGCTCGGCCACGGGGTGCGCATCGTCGACGATATCGAGGTGCCCGGCGCGATCGAGGAAGCCCGGCTGGGCACCCTGGCCGCCTACGTCCGCGATACCCGGGTGCCGCTCGAGCTGTGTCCATCGTCGAATGTCCAGACCGGTGCGGTGCCCTCGCTCGACAAACATCCCTTCGACCTGCTGGCGCGGCTGCGGTTCCGGGTGACCGTGAACACCGACAACCGGCTCATGAGCGATACCACCATGAGCCGGGAGATGCTGAAACTGCACCAGACCTTCGGGTACGGCTTGAGCGACCTGGAGCGCTTCACCATCAACGCGATGAAGTCGGCGTTCATCCCGTTCCCGGAGCGCCTGCGGATCATCGACGACATCATCAAACCGGGATACGCCGTGCTCCTGGGCTGA
- a CDS encoding MFS transporter → MAVAVIDKRRPLSFPAEVWIISITTFLSRSVGFLALFSTLFYKSMGLSASALSLALFSAGFAGVLGSVAGGWFATRFGSTDVLIAGSVLNAPLLYLLGMSAADPVPAIALASFSVALTQSFSGPAAALVTGSSYEGNTVTVVAFHRIFLSSGVTIAPIAVAAVGENNFPMLFSLSALGSLGTAAFLLTERPRLRAAESRAAVREHAVSTTDLAADLAPAAEYGGSRTSRLWAVVIVFGTAMGIYAQSMSGIPLSVERISDGGKLYSLLLVVNSIFIIFFELPISSVTAKLKWNYALGLGIFVAGLGLAVCGAGASWTICIFGFVLFSLGEAIFIPQASASIANISTPSENPRYQGYLSAAQSIGFAVGPGIGAFGALHDSALYWTLVIQISFAAGAVAVVAGMAKDRSPDRVG, encoded by the coding sequence TTGGCCGTCGCGGTAATCGACAAGCGGAGACCGCTATCGTTTCCCGCGGAAGTGTGGATCATCTCCATCACCACCTTCCTGAGTAGATCCGTGGGTTTCCTGGCGCTGTTCTCCACGCTGTTCTACAAATCCATGGGGCTGAGCGCCTCGGCGCTCTCCCTGGCGTTGTTCTCGGCCGGTTTCGCCGGCGTGCTCGGATCGGTCGCCGGTGGATGGTTCGCCACCCGGTTCGGATCGACCGATGTGCTCATCGCCGGTTCCGTGCTCAATGCGCCGCTGCTGTACCTGCTCGGAATGTCGGCCGCGGACCCCGTGCCGGCGATCGCGCTGGCGTCGTTCAGCGTCGCGCTGACGCAGTCGTTCTCCGGGCCGGCGGCGGCCTTGGTCACGGGGTCGAGCTACGAGGGCAACACCGTGACAGTGGTCGCCTTTCACCGCATCTTCCTCAGCAGTGGCGTCACGATCGCTCCGATCGCGGTGGCGGCGGTGGGAGAGAACAACTTCCCGATGCTGTTCTCCCTGTCCGCGCTCGGGTCGCTGGGTACCGCCGCGTTCCTGCTGACCGAGCGCCCGCGGCTCCGTGCCGCCGAGTCGCGCGCGGCGGTCCGGGAGCACGCGGTATCGACGACGGATCTCGCCGCCGATCTCGCCCCGGCCGCCGAATACGGCGGCTCCCGCACGTCCCGGCTCTGGGCAGTCGTCATCGTCTTCGGGACGGCGATGGGAATCTATGCGCAGAGTATGAGCGGGATCCCGCTGTCGGTCGAGCGGATATCCGACGGCGGGAAGCTCTACAGTCTGCTGCTCGTCGTCAATTCGATTTTCATTATCTTCTTCGAGTTGCCGATAAGTTCCGTGACGGCAAAGCTGAAATGGAATTATGCGCTGGGGCTCGGCATATTCGTCGCCGGTCTCGGGCTCGCCGTATGCGGTGCGGGAGCCAGCTGGACCATATGTATTTTCGGCTTCGTGCTGTTCTCTTTGGGGGAGGCGATCTTCATCCCGCAGGCGAGCGCGTCGATAGCGAATATATCGACCCCGTCGGAAAACCCCAGGTATCAGGGATATCTTTCGGCCGCCCAGTCGATCGGGTTCGCGGTGGGGCCGGGAATCGGAGCTTTCGGGGCCCTGCACGACAGTGCGCTGTACTGGACGCTCGTCATCCAGATCTCGTTCGCCGCGGGCGCGGTGGCGGTAGTGGCAGGAATGGCCAAGGATAGGAGTCCGGATCGTGTCGGATAA
- a CDS encoding oxygenase MpaB family protein, with the protein MLDVELDQEAAMAVDTGYFSDDSMIRRVMRKRAVGLTYGLRALVIGAVNPLLYVGTAESTQHRDTPYTRLALTGKLFEAVFFGTRAEADRALEFTGKKHAKVVGRLPEDAGARHPAGTAYSAYDPHLSFMTMAFTFESAEVMYDLLVHRLSDTEREDLYQDYVRWGELFGMPRRAAPADYQTFRAYFDSYLASGELFLTDEARKVGNYLCGHEVPYPQRPPARQVSSAYYLLVQGSLPARIRRMYGIDWKRTDELAYRGLAVSVRNAHGVPSILVPRPVKTALNGPSAPVYRLITEQEQRLARDGKRSMPGIDPRKWAERNSA; encoded by the coding sequence GTGCTCGATGTGGAGCTGGACCAGGAGGCTGCCATGGCCGTGGACACCGGATACTTCTCCGACGATTCGATGATCCGGCGGGTGATGCGCAAGCGCGCGGTCGGCCTGACCTACGGGCTGCGCGCCCTGGTGATCGGCGCGGTCAACCCGCTGCTGTACGTGGGAACGGCCGAATCCACCCAGCACCGGGACACGCCCTACACCCGGCTGGCGCTCACCGGGAAGCTGTTCGAGGCCGTGTTCTTCGGGACCCGGGCCGAAGCCGACCGGGCGCTGGAGTTCACCGGCAAGAAGCACGCGAAGGTGGTGGGGCGGCTGCCGGAGGACGCAGGGGCGCGGCACCCGGCGGGTACGGCCTACTCGGCCTACGACCCGCATCTGAGCTTCATGACCATGGCGTTCACCTTCGAATCGGCCGAGGTCATGTACGACCTGCTGGTCCACCGGCTCAGCGATACCGAGCGTGAGGACCTCTACCAGGACTACGTGCGCTGGGGCGAGCTGTTCGGGATGCCGCGCCGGGCCGCGCCCGCGGACTACCAGACGTTCCGCGCGTACTTCGACAGCTACCTCGCCTCCGGAGAGCTGTTCCTCACCGACGAGGCGCGCAAGGTGGGCAATTATCTGTGCGGGCACGAGGTCCCCTACCCGCAACGCCCGCCGGCGCGACAGGTCAGTTCGGCGTACTACCTGCTGGTGCAGGGCAGTCTGCCGGCGCGGATCCGCCGGATGTACGGGATCGACTGGAAGCGTACCGACGAGCTCGCCTATCGCGGGCTGGCGGTATCGGTGCGGAACGCGCACGGTGTGCCGTCGATACTGGTACCGCGGCCGGTGAAAACCGCGTTGAACGGACCGAGCGCGCCGGTGTACCGGCTGATCACCGAGCAGGAGCAGCGCCTCGCCCGCGACGGGAAGCGCAGTATGCCCGGAATCGATCCGCGCAAGTGGGCGGAGCGAAATTCGGCTTGA
- a CDS encoding helix-turn-helix domain-containing protein has translation MAASWSSSTSSTAHPTHLAIASTSCLILARRTIQFAQAARRAGISVSLLSKIEIGDRTLSQGVAASLAQAMGTTLDEVLGSATIKRADEAVLGDLRSAIRRFDLPDGAAVERHSQPFRCGCLRRMCYPPALVLHIRCARTVQVLVRVAEGLRSQISSEQPFRPQHEIDGIIARYRAAHPESRDAH, from the coding sequence ATGGCAGCCTCCTGGTCCAGCTCCACATCGAGCACTGCGCACCCGACGCATCTGGCAATAGCATCCACCAGTTGCCTAATTCTGGCAAGACGGACCATCCAATTCGCCCAGGCGGCGCGCCGAGCCGGCATTTCTGTGTCGTTGCTCAGCAAGATCGAGATCGGGGATCGGACGTTGAGCCAGGGAGTTGCGGCGTCCCTTGCCCAGGCCATGGGCACAACCCTCGACGAGGTACTGGGCAGTGCAACGATAAAGCGAGCTGATGAGGCCGTGCTGGGCGATCTGCGTTCGGCCATCCGGCGCTTCGATCTCCCGGATGGTGCCGCTGTCGAACGTCACTCGCAGCCCTTCCGTTGCGGATGCCTTCGGAGAATGTGCTACCCGCCTGCGCTGGTTCTGCACATCCGCTGTGCAAGAACTGTGCAAGTTCTTGTGCGTGTCGCCGAAGGCCTGCGCAGCCAGATCAGCAGCGAGCAGCCCTTTCGGCCACAACACGAAATAGATGGCATCATCGCCCGATACCGCGCCGCCCACCCGGAGTCGCGGGATGCGCACTGA
- a CDS encoding ATP-grasp domain-containing protein gives MIVDPVSSGKLYPPVLEQYGIETILLDTDQALVSGFRPTPTPGALDFATDFGSSYELLLRMCVERSVKYVIAGSEPGVELCDRLRADIPDCPAGDTALPMRRWDKQYMFEALAAAGVPTLTTRAVPVGHRAVPAEAVAELRAGRKLVVKPARGAASVGVRLVDAPERLTDAVCAITDSAGLFGGASAALIQQMYPAPRVEYAVDTFSTPSGHELLCVSVYDKWVSDSGDFVYDRGRWIGHDDPVVGELADYATRVLDALGVWVGPAHMEIMSGTLGPRLIDFGARAHGIGHPQHTFSLTGNSQVHRECEYIAERFGLRAEVPGRGVGYSLAGHGALVLLSIDRQARYLGGADAEMAGLPGVLQVRMAAEPGRTYPTTRSMMDSVALGLVFVTADSADELDFRCAEVRKRVGDFFVPV, from the coding sequence TTGATCGTAGATCCCGTGAGTTCGGGAAAGCTGTATCCCCCGGTGCTCGAACAGTACGGGATCGAGACGATCCTCTTGGACACCGATCAGGCGCTGGTATCGGGATTCCGCCCGACGCCAACCCCGGGCGCACTCGATTTCGCCACTGATTTCGGATCTTCCTACGAGCTGCTACTCCGAATGTGTGTGGAGCGTTCGGTGAAGTATGTCATCGCCGGCTCCGAACCCGGCGTGGAGTTGTGCGATCGGCTGCGCGCCGATATCCCGGACTGCCCCGCCGGGGATACGGCCCTGCCGATGCGAAGATGGGATAAGCAGTACATGTTCGAAGCTCTGGCGGCTGCCGGGGTTCCCACCTTGACGACCAGGGCCGTCCCGGTGGGACACCGCGCGGTACCGGCGGAAGCGGTGGCGGAACTGCGTGCGGGCCGGAAGTTGGTGGTCAAACCCGCACGGGGTGCGGCCTCTGTCGGCGTCCGGCTGGTGGATGCCCCGGAACGGCTGACCGACGCCGTGTGCGCGATCACCGACAGCGCCGGACTTTTCGGGGGCGCCTCGGCCGCGCTGATCCAGCAGATGTACCCGGCTCCGCGAGTGGAATACGCGGTGGACACCTTCTCCACTCCCAGCGGTCACGAACTCCTGTGCGTCAGCGTCTACGACAAATGGGTATCGGATTCCGGTGATTTCGTCTACGACCGTGGTCGCTGGATCGGCCACGACGACCCGGTGGTGGGTGAGTTGGCCGATTACGCGACGCGGGTGCTCGATGCCCTGGGGGTGTGGGTCGGGCCCGCGCATATGGAGATCATGTCCGGCACGCTGGGCCCGCGCCTGATCGATTTCGGGGCGCGCGCGCACGGGATAGGCCATCCGCAGCACACCTTTTCGCTCACCGGGAACTCGCAGGTCCACCGCGAGTGCGAATACATCGCGGAACGCTTCGGGTTGCGCGCCGAGGTGCCGGGGCGCGGCGTGGGCTATTCGTTGGCCGGGCACGGTGCACTGGTGTTGCTGAGCATCGATCGGCAGGCCCGGTATCTGGGTGGAGCCGACGCGGAGATGGCGGGCCTTCCCGGCGTGCTCCAGGTGCGGATGGCGGCGGAGCCGGGCAGGACGTACCCGACCACACGATCCATGATGGATTCGGTGGCGCTGGGACTGGTTTTCGTCACGGCGGACAGTGCCGACGAATTGGATTTCCGGTGCGCCGAAGTCCGTAAGCGGGTCGGCGACTTCTTCGTCCCGGTCTGA
- a CDS encoding thymidine phosphorylase — MRAYDAVSIIGAKRDGDELSDEQIDWAIAAFTRGEMADEQMAALAMAIVLRGMNRRETARWTRAMIDSGRRLDFTDLPRPTVDKHSTGGIGDKITLPLAPLVAACGAAVPQLSGRGLGYTGGTLDKLESIPGWRADIAPARMREILTDPAAGAVVCAAGADLAPADKRLYALRDTTGTVESIPLIASSIMSKKIAEGTAALVLDVKVGSGAFMRTREEAHALATAMVDLGADAGVDTVALLTAMDTPLGRTAGNALEVAEAVEVLAGGGPADVVELTLALAREMVVLAGLDTDPADALADGRAMDHWRAMIRAQGGDPGAALPIAAHTETLSAPVSGTLSRLDARGVGIAAWRLGAGRARQGDPVQAAAGIRIHAVPGDRVTAGAPLLTLYTDTPEAFPGAFEALADAVAVGTEPDALPAARPLILDRIGTQRHRDRSRAELPWTPHGHSGHPAAGSHHHAHHPHPAADHGKNSG; from the coding sequence GTGAGGGCATACGACGCGGTATCGATCATCGGGGCGAAGCGGGACGGCGACGAACTGTCCGACGAGCAGATCGATTGGGCCATAGCCGCTTTCACCCGGGGCGAGATGGCCGACGAACAGATGGCGGCGCTGGCCATGGCGATCGTGCTGCGCGGGATGAACCGCCGCGAGACCGCGCGCTGGACCCGCGCCATGATCGATTCGGGCCGGCGGCTGGACTTCACGGATCTGCCCCGCCCGACAGTCGACAAACATTCGACCGGCGGTATCGGCGACAAGATCACCCTGCCGCTGGCCCCGCTGGTCGCCGCCTGCGGCGCGGCGGTGCCGCAGCTGTCCGGCCGCGGACTGGGCTACACCGGTGGAACGCTGGACAAATTGGAGTCGATCCCCGGGTGGCGGGCCGATATCGCACCCGCCCGGATGCGGGAGATCCTCACCGACCCCGCCGCGGGCGCCGTGGTCTGTGCCGCGGGGGCCGATCTGGCGCCCGCCGACAAACGCCTGTACGCGCTGCGCGACACCACCGGCACCGTCGAATCGATCCCGCTGATCGCGAGTTCGATCATGAGCAAAAAGATCGCCGAGGGCACCGCCGCCCTGGTGCTCGACGTGAAGGTCGGTTCGGGCGCCTTCATGCGCACCCGCGAGGAGGCGCACGCGCTCGCCACCGCCATGGTGGATCTGGGCGCCGACGCGGGCGTGGACACCGTCGCGCTGCTCACCGCCATGGACACCCCTCTGGGCCGTACCGCGGGCAATGCGCTCGAGGTCGCCGAGGCGGTCGAAGTGCTCGCCGGCGGCGGACCGGCCGATGTAGTGGAACTGACTCTCGCGCTGGCCCGCGAAATGGTCGTGCTGGCCGGTCTGGACACCGATCCCGCCGACGCGCTCGCCGACGGCCGCGCCATGGACCATTGGCGGGCCATGATCCGCGCCCAGGGCGGCGACCCCGGCGCGGCGCTGCCCATCGCCGCGCACACCGAGACCCTGTCCGCGCCCGTCTCCGGCACGCTCAGCCGTCTCGATGCGCGGGGGGTCGGTATCGCCGCCTGGCGGCTGGGCGCGGGCCGGGCCCGCCAGGGCGACCCGGTGCAGGCCGCCGCCGGGATCCGGATCCACGCCGTCCCGGGCGACCGGGTCACCGCCGGCGCGCCGTTGCTCACCCTGTACACCGACACTCCGGAGGCTTTTCCCGGGGCGTTCGAGGCCTTGGCGGACGCGGTCGCCGTCGGCACGGAGCCCGACGCCCTGCCCGCCGCCCGGCCGCTGATCCTCGATCGGATCGGCACGCAACGGCACCGGGACCGGTCTCGCGCCGAACTCCCGTGGACCCCGCACGGGCATTCCGGGCACCCGGCCGCCGGGTCTCACCACCACGCGCACCACCCGCATCCAGCCGCTGACCACGGGAAGAATTCGGGGTGA
- the yhjD gene encoding inner membrane protein YhjD: MQVIDNGKAAVQRMIGRRPWLDHMVRAGGRYQSQGGDYFAAGITYFTVLSLFPLLMIAFAIAGFVLAGNAELLGELQDKVVENIPGEMGDQLNDLIDSAVRSRGTVGVLGLLTGLYSGLGWMANLRKALTEQWEQPSGGDNWLRTKLSDLGALLGLFLALVVSLGLSALASSRLGVQLLERLGLEEMPGVRWLLWLLSTVLALAASWALFAWIIARLPREPVTLRSAARAAALAALAFEVFKNIAGFYMRSVLSSPAGAAFGSVIGIMVFSYVVYRIILFATAWAATARENEQLLSVPVPGPAVIRPRIQTAARPGAGTAAALFGAGALVALGITRRRGRRRE, from the coding sequence GTGCAGGTGATCGACAATGGCAAAGCCGCCGTCCAGCGCATGATCGGACGGCGGCCCTGGCTCGACCATATGGTGCGGGCGGGCGGTAGATATCAGAGCCAGGGCGGTGACTACTTCGCCGCGGGGATCACGTATTTCACTGTGCTGTCGCTGTTCCCGCTGTTGATGATCGCCTTCGCGATCGCCGGTTTCGTCCTCGCGGGCAATGCCGAACTGCTGGGTGAACTGCAGGACAAGGTCGTCGAGAACATTCCCGGCGAGATGGGTGATCAGCTCAACGACCTGATCGATTCCGCGGTGCGCTCCCGCGGGACCGTGGGTGTGCTGGGTCTGCTCACCGGACTGTATTCGGGACTCGGCTGGATGGCGAACCTGCGCAAGGCGCTGACCGAGCAGTGGGAGCAGCCCTCCGGCGGGGACAACTGGCTGCGCACGAAGCTGTCGGATCTGGGTGCGCTGCTGGGGCTTTTCCTGGCGCTGGTGGTCTCGCTGGGGCTTTCGGCGCTGGCCTCCAGCCGGCTCGGGGTGCAACTGCTCGAACGGCTGGGGCTCGAGGAGATGCCCGGGGTGCGATGGCTGCTGTGGCTGCTGTCCACCGTGCTCGCGCTGGCCGCGTCGTGGGCGCTGTTCGCCTGGATCATCGCCCGGTTGCCGCGGGAACCGGTCACCCTGCGCAGTGCGGCCAGGGCCGCGGCGCTGGCCGCACTGGCATTCGAGGTTTTCAAGAACATCGCCGGTTTCTATATGCGGTCGGTGCTGAGCAGTCCGGCGGGCGCGGCCTTCGGATCCGTGATCGGCATCATGGTGTTCAGTTACGTGGTGTACCGGATCATCCTGTTCGCCACCGCCTGGGCGGCGACCGCGCGGGAGAACGAGCAGTTGCTCTCGGTGCCGGTACCCGGGCCGGCGGTGATCCGGCCGCGAATACAGACCGCCGCGCGGCCGGGGGCGGGGACCGCGGCGGCGTTGTTCGGTGCGGGTGCCCTCGTCGCGCTGGGAATCACGCGTCGGCGCGGGCGTCGGCGCGAATAG
- the trpS gene encoding tryptophan--tRNA ligase, which produces MSSPAQTPAAGERRQRVLSGIQPTSASFHLGNYLGALQYWVTMQDDYDALYFIPNMHAITVAQDPKELRHRTRAAAAQLLALGIDPQRSTLFVQSQVPEHAELTWVLNCITGFGEASRMTQFKDKSVKQGAENTTVGLFTYPVLMAADILLYRPNQVPVGEDQRQHLELTRNLAQRFNTRFKKTFVVPEAHIVKGTAKIYDLQDPTAKMSKSASSDAGLINLLDDPKVTAKKVRSAVTDTEREIRYDVDAKPGVSNLLVILSALTETPIVTLEKDYAGRGYGDLKADVADALTGFVTPLRAKVEEYMADQGELDRILATGAERAREIAGNTLAQVYDRVGFLTR; this is translated from the coding sequence ATGTCCAGTCCTGCCCAGACCCCGGCCGCCGGGGAGCGTAGACAACGGGTGCTCTCCGGTATCCAGCCGACCAGTGCCTCGTTCCACCTCGGGAACTATCTCGGTGCTCTGCAGTACTGGGTCACCATGCAGGACGATTACGACGCGCTGTACTTCATCCCCAATATGCACGCGATCACGGTCGCGCAGGATCCGAAGGAACTGCGGCACCGCACCCGGGCCGCCGCGGCGCAGCTGCTCGCCCTGGGCATCGACCCGCAGCGGTCCACCCTGTTCGTGCAGTCGCAGGTGCCCGAGCACGCCGAACTGACCTGGGTGCTGAACTGCATCACCGGGTTCGGCGAGGCGAGCCGGATGACGCAGTTCAAGGACAAATCGGTGAAGCAGGGCGCCGAGAACACCACCGTCGGCCTGTTCACCTATCCGGTGCTGATGGCCGCCGATATCCTGCTGTACCGGCCGAATCAGGTGCCGGTGGGGGAGGATCAGCGCCAGCATCTGGAGCTCACCCGCAACCTCGCCCAACGGTTCAATACGCGGTTCAAGAAAACCTTCGTGGTGCCGGAGGCCCATATCGTGAAGGGCACCGCGAAGATCTACGACCTGCAGGACCCGACCGCGAAGATGAGCAAATCGGCCAGCTCGGACGCGGGCCTGATCAACCTCCTCGACGACCCCAAGGTGACGGCGAAGAAGGTGCGCTCGGCGGTCACCGACACCGAACGCGAGATCCGCTACGACGTGGACGCGAAACCGGGTGTCAGCAACCTGCTGGTGATCCTGTCCGCGCTCACCGAGACCCCGATCGTGACGCTGGAGAAGGATTACGCGGGCCGCGGCTACGGAGATCTGAAAGCCGACGTCGCCGACGCACTGACCGGATTTGTCACGCCATTGCGTGCGAAAGTGGAAGAGTACATGGCGGATCAGGGTGAACTCGATCGCATTCTCGCCACGGGAGCCGAGCGTGCGCGCGAGATCGCCGGCAACACTCTCGCACAGGTTTACGACCGGGTCGGTTTCCTGACTCGCTGA